A region of the Romboutsia hominis genome:
AGAAGGAATTGGGTATGGTAGTATAAATCACCCTGTAGATAGAGATCCAATATGCGGTTTTTCAGGGGTTATAGAAGGTAATATATGCCCTTATTGCGGAAGAAATGAAGAAGACAGTAGTATAAAGTTTGAAAGAATAAGAAGAATAACAGGATATTTAGTAGGTACTGTAGATAGATTTAATAATGCTAAGCAAGCAGAAGTTCGTGACAGAATAAAGCATAAGTAATGAAAGGGGAATAGGTTATGAAAATAAGAATAGCAGCACCCATTACTTTTGATAGTATAGTTGATGGTCCAGGATTAAGGATGGTTATATGGACACAAGGGTGTATTCATAACTGTGAAGAATGTCATAATCCTCAAACACATAGTCTAAGAGGAGGCTATGAAGTAGACACAAAAGAAATAATTGATAAATTAAATAAATTAAAATTACAAAGAGGAATAACTCTCTCTGGAGGAGAACCATTTTTACAACCTGAGGCATTAGAAGAAATTGCTAAAGAAGCAAAAGACAAAAATTTAGATGTATGGAGTTACACAGGATTTAAATTTGAAGAACTTTTAAACGATAGGAATCCAAATAGATTTAAAAATCTAAACTTATTGAAATATATAGATGTTTTAGTAGATGGTAAATTTGAAAATGATAAAAAAGACATATTTTTAAAATTTAGAGGTTCTTCTAATCAAAGAATAATAGATGTAAAAAAAACATTAAAAGAAAAGAAAATAATATTAGCTGAAGAATATATCGAAAGAGATTTATGTGAAGCTAAATAATTTAAAAGTCATAGGCCAAATTATATAATTTTAGCCTATGGCTTTTTTTATTTACAATAAATATTATAAAGAAAAATGTTAATAATTATGTTAGTATTGTGGATAAAAAAATTAGAACCTTAACATTTCAATGTTAATAAGTTGTTAATATGTGGATAACATAAAATGATAAAATATAAAGTAAAATTAAGATGAAAAAAATGTTGAAAAAAGTATTGACCATATAAAACTAAGGTGATATAGTATTACTTGTCCTTAAGAAAAAGGCAAACAACAGAAAAGAGTTGACAAAGTAAAATTACTTTGATAAACTAAGGAAGTTGTAAGGAATGAACTTTGAAAATTAAACAGTAGGTTAATTTATATAACTAATGATTCTTTAAAGAATCGAATACAACCAAGCCAGATATTCAGATAATGATAGTCTGAGCAGGTAACAACTTTTATTTGAGAGTTTGATCCTGGCTCAGGATGAACGCTGGCGGCGTGCCTAACACATGCAAGTCGAGCGATTCTCTTCGGAGAAGAGCGGCGGACGGGTGAGTAACGCGTGGGTAACCTGCCCTGTACACACGGATAACATACCGAAAGGTATGCTAATACGAGATAATATGGGAGAGTCGCATGGCTTTCTTATCAAAGCTTTTGCGGTACAGGATGGACCCGCGTCTGATTAGCTAGTTGGTAAGGTAACGGCTTACCAAGGCGACGATCAGTAGCCGACCTGAGAGGGTGATCGGCCACATTGGAACTGAGACACGGTCCAAACTCCTACGGGAGGCAGCAGTGGGGAATATTGCACAATGGGCGAAAGCCTGATGCAGCAACGCCGCGTGAGCGATGAAGGCCTTCGGGTCGTAAAGCTCTGTCCTCAAGGAAGATAATGACGGTACTTGAGGAGGAAGCCCCGGCTAACTACGTGCCAGCAGCCGCGGTAATACGTAGGGGGCTAGCGTTATCCGGAATTACTGGGCGTAAAGGGTGCGTAGGCGGTCTTTCAAGTCAGGAGTGAAAGGCTACGGCTCAACCGTAGTAAGCTCTTGAAACTGTAAGACTTGAGTGCAGGAGAGGAGAGTAGAATTCCTAGTGTAGCGGTGAAATGCGTAGATATTAGGAGGAATACCAGTTGCGAAGGCGGCTCTCTGGACTGTAACTGACGCTGAGGCACGAAAGCGTGGGGAGCAAACAGGATTAGATACCCTGGTAGTCCACGCCGTAAACGATGAGTACTAGCTGTCGGAGGTTACCCCCTTCGGTGGCGCAGCTAACGCATTAAGTACTCCGCCTGGGAAGTACGCTCGCAAGAGTGAAACTCAAAGGAATTGACGGGGACCCGCACAAGTAGCGGAGCATGTGGTTTAATTCGAAGCAACGCGAAGAACCTTACCTAAGCTTGACATCCTTTTGACCGATGCCTAATCGCATCTTTCCCTTCGGGGACAGAAGTGACAGGTGGTGCATGGTTGTCGTCAGCTCGTGTCGTGAGATGTTGGGTTAAGTCCCGCAACGAGCGCAACCCTTGCCTTTAGTTGCCATCATTAAGTTGGGCACTCTAGAGGGACTGCCAGGGATAACCTGGAGGAAGGTGGGGATGACGTCAAATCATCATGCCCCTTATGCTTAGGGCTACACACGTGCTACAATGGGTGGTACAGAGGGCAGCCAAACCGTGAGGTGGAGCTAATCCCTTAAAGCCATTCTCAGTTCGGATTGTAGGCTGAAACTCGCCTACATGAAGCTGGAGTTACTAGTAATCGCAGATCAGAATGCTGCGGTGAATGCGTTCCCGGGTCTTGTACACACCGCCCGTCACACCACGGAAGTTGGGGGCGCCCGAAGCCGGATAGCTAACCTTTTGGAAGCGTCCGTCGAAGGTGAAATCAATAACTGGGGTGAAGTCGTAACAAGGTAGCCGTATCGGAAGGTGCGGCTGGATCACCTCCTTTCTAAGGAGAATTACCTACTGTTTAATTTTGAGAGTTCATTAGAACCTCAAAATTAGTACTTTAAGCAACAGAATAAATTGAGTGAATACGAAATTTGTTTGTTGGCGACGTACTTTAGTACTTTGAAAACTGTATAACATTTAGTGATATGACATCATTTTTTATAAATAGACAAGAAAAGTCTTTAAAATAACTTTAATAACTGGTCAAGTTATTAAGGGTGCAGGGCGGATGCCTTGGCACTAGGAGCCGATGAAGGACGTGATAAGCTGCGATAAGCTTCGGGGAGTTGCACGTAAACTTTGATCCGAAGATTTCCGAATGAGGAAACTCACTTAGAGTAATGTCTAAGTATCGTTAAGTGAATACATAGCTTAGCGAGGGGAACCCGGGGAACTGAAACATCTAAGTACCTGGAGGAAGAGAAAGAAAAATCGATTCCGTAAGTAGCGGCGAGCGAACGCGGAACAGGCCAAACCAACAAAGTTTTCTTTGTTGGGGTTGCGGACATATCATAAAAATCGAGGTCATCGTAGATGAAGAGAGTTGGAAAGCTCCGCTATAAAGTGTAACAGCCACGTAGTTGAAACGATAATTCGATAGATATGATCCAGAGTACCACGGGACACGTGAAACCCTGTGGGAAGCAGGAGGGACCATCCTCCAAGCCTAAATACTACCTAGTGACCGATAGCGCATAGTACCGTGAGGGAAAGGTGAAAAGAACCCCGGGAGGGGAGTGAAATAGAACCTGAAACCCTGCACTTACAAGCTGTGGGAGCACATTTCTTGTGTGACCGCGTACTTTTTGTAGAACGGGCCAACGAGTTACGTTAAGTAGCAAGGTTAAGCACTTAAGGTGTGGAGCCGTAGCGAAAGCGAGTCTTAAATGGGCGACTTAAGTTACTTGACGTAGACCCGAAACCGGGCGACCTATCCATGAGCAGGTTGAAGCGAAAGTAAAATTTCGTGGAGGACCGAACCCACGAGCGTTGAAAAGCTCGGGGATGACTTGTGGATAGCGGTGAAATTCCAATCGAGCCCGGAGATAGCTGGTTCTCCCCGAAATAGCTTTAGGGCTAGCCTTGAGCTTAGAGAAACGGAGGTAGAGCACTGAATGTCCTAGGGGGTATTGCACTTACCGAAGACTATCAAACTCCGAATGCCGTCTTCTTTTGCTCAGGAGTCAGACTGTGGGTGATAAGATTCATAGTCAAGAGGGCAACAGCCCAGATCGTCAGCTAAGGTCCCTAAATGTACGTTAAGTGGTAAAGGATGTGGGATTGCACAGACAACCAGGATGTTGGCTTAGAAGCAGCCACTCATTTAAAGAGTGCGTAATAGCTCACTGGTCGAGTGATCCTGCGCCGAAAATTTCCGGGGCTAAAACGTACTACCGAAGCTACGGCATCATTTATGATGGGTAGGGGAGCTTCGTATGCAGGCTGAAGCATGACCGTAAGGACATGTGGACAGTATACGAGTGAGAATGTTGGCATGAGTAGCGAGACGTGGGTGAGAATCCCACGGGCCGTAAACCCAAGGTTTCCAGGGGAAGGTTCGTCCGCCCTGGGTTAGTCGGGACCTAAGCCGAGGCCGAAAGGCGTAGGTGATGGACAACAGGTTGATATTCCTGTACCACCAATAACCGTTTGAGGAATGGGATGACACAGTAGGATAAGCTAACCACACTGTTGGTTATGTGTGGCTAAGTACTGAGGCAGTCAAGATAGGCAAATCCGTCTTGATAATGCTAGGGTACGATGGGGAGCTCTTTAGAGCGAAGTAGCTGATTTCACACTGTCGAGAAAAGTCTCTACCGAGGTTAAAGGTGCCCGTACCGTAAACCGACACAGGTGGGTGAGGAGAGTATCCTAAGGCCAGCGAGAGAACTATTGTTAAGGAACTCGGCAAAATGACCCCGTAACTTAGGGATAAGGGGTGCCATCCTTTGGATGGCCGCAGAGAATAGGCCCAAGCGACTGTTTACCAAAAACACAGGTTTCTGCTAAGTCGCAAGACGATGTATAGGAGCTGACGCCTGCCCGGTGCTGGAAGGTTAAGGGGATCTGTTAGGAGCAATCCGAAGCAGTGAACTTAAGCCCCAGTAAACGGCGGCCGTAACTATAACGGT
Encoded here:
- the nrdG gene encoding anaerobic ribonucleoside-triphosphate reductase activating protein produces the protein MKIRIAAPITFDSIVDGPGLRMVIWTQGCIHNCEECHNPQTHSLRGGYEVDTKEIIDKLNKLKLQRGITLSGGEPFLQPEALEEIAKEAKDKNLDVWSYTGFKFEELLNDRNPNRFKNLNLLKYIDVLVDGKFENDKKDIFLKFRGSSNQRIIDVKKTLKEKKIILAEEYIERDLCEAK